AAGCTGAGCAATCTCCAAGCGCACCAGCAcgttcacactggagagaaaccgaATCCGTCTTCAGAGGGTGCCATCGGTTTTAACCAACACGTTCACACTGGAGAGGTTAAATGTGAGGATATGGAGTGTGGAAACTCCAGTCCTCGGGAAGCATCCTCTGCCAGTTGTGTTACTACATCTGGCGGAAAAACACGGAGAAGTTTAGATAAAGTGAAATCTTTTGAATGTTCAGATTGTGGTAAGAGCTTTAATCGACAGAGTAACCTCAAacgacaccagcgcattcacgcaagagagaaaccgtatcaaaGCACTGTGTGTGGGAAGGGTGTTGATCAGAAAGGCAATTTCCAAGAACACCAGCGCAGTCGTAACGGAGAGAGACCGTTTTCTTGTGCAGAGTGTGGGCAACGTTTCAAAAGACAGGATTATCTCAAacgacaccagcgcattcacacaggagagaaaccacaTCAGTGCTCACAGTGTGGGAAGGGTTTTCTTGCACGAAACTGTCTCCAACGACACCAGCGCGTTCACACTGGAGAAAAACcgtattcctgttcagagtgtgggatgagtttttcTCGGCAGTATACTCTCCAAACTCATCAGCACATACATAtcggagagaaaccgtatcagtgttcaacATGTGGGAAAAGTTTCTTCAAAAAAACCTATCTTCAAACACAcgagcgcattcacacaggagagaaaccatattcctGTCCGGTGTGTGGTAAGAGTTACAGTCTTCAGAATTCGGTTAGAAATCACATGCGCATTCACAATGCAGAGAAACTGCATCGGTGTGCCGAGTGTGGGAAGTGTTTTATTCACATCAGCAAACTCCGACGTCACCAGCATGTACACACTGGGGAGAAACCATATtgctgttcagagtgtgggaactATTATAGTCAGAATTCTATCAGAAAGCACATGCGCATTCACGCTGGAGAGAAACCACACCAGTGCTCAGACTGTGGGAAGGGTTTTCTTCAGAAGAGttctctcaaaacacaccagctcgTCCACACCAAGAAAcggtatcagtgctcagagtgtgggaggagtttcaCAAGACCCAAGAACTTCCAGAAACATCAGAGCATTCACACACTAAAGCAGTAATAAAACGGCTCCGGTACcttcagatttttaaaaaattcaagaATTTAAGCAAGTGTTGAGACGTTCTGTGGATGTTGTCTGGGAAAGATTGAGTGTCTGATAAAATTAGggattaataaacaataatataatCGTTAGTTATATCATTTAAGGGACTGTTCTCTGGATTATATCGTGTGAAGATTTTGAAATGTCTTTGGGGGACCTCTTTATTTAAACTCAATATGAGGAAGAACATTTTATAACGTGTGTAGTCCTTCAGACCCTTCCCCAAGAACAAATCTAATGATTGTGGATGTATCTGatgatttttgttatttttaatcatatCTGGCTGAATTAAAGCAGTCTAAATGGATTAAACTTGAggttttcaaatgttttttttatcttgaaTATTTGGATCTGGATTCTGTATCCAACTTAACCtttaaacagaattaaatgCTACAACTGGGCTTTTCAAATCTTTAAGGTGAAATAATGTGAACGGTGGCAAGTTCAGGTCAAGAGTGATTGTAGTTCTATTTGTAGTTGTAATTTATGCATGTTTCCACTGCAGAGCAACACAAATTCGTTGGAAATGTATTGCAATAAAATCAGGGTCCGTATCATTAAaatctttttcttatttaaaaaaaaacatgtctttgTTCAATGTAcagcaaaatatattttccatgtttaaataaaataaaaaagtatcaCTATTTCAGTGTCATTAACAAATAACTAAACTTTCGGTCCAAATTCTAATGAATTACTAATGtaaaaacatacattatatcaattttttattatatatttggctttatttatttactcaacATTGAACAAaagtaaatgataaaaatactaAAGCAAAGACCCATCCCTTAGACAAAAAGCTCCAGTCTCTaattgtgtgtattatttgtaaatttgaacagTAAAACTATGCACCTACAAACaccatttaacaaaaaaatagtttaaaacGTGCAAATAAACAGCAAAAGCAGCAACCAGTTGACAGAGACACTCCAGATACTTGGATTCAAATGTATagataaatgcattaaaaaatgaTGTTAATTTTGTGCTGTTGGCAAGTTTTGAGGGTCCACTTTGTGTTATgtaacaaaaaatgtatttatttttagtaaaacACACAGGTATGACACTGTACACTGTTTTCTGcactgtgtagtgtgtgagggTATGGAGACCTCTGTGATGATCATGTGTAATTGTTCTCAAGATGATGAACATTTTGTAACATGGAAAGCCCTTTAGACCCTTCCACAAGGAGATGAATCTACAAATCTGTGGTCCCAATAATAATCCAAATATCGACCTGCACAAGGACAAAACCCATGCTAAAACGAAGTAGCTCATCAACtcaaatgtttttattcttcatcttcgtacattttttaaaataatcattttaatattaatgtagaACATGAATTTGATAATAATAAAtgctcattttaatttaaatctgTTGTTTAATATATGTACAGAAAGTTAAAACCTATATTTCCACATATTTTTGAGAATGTTGCAGTATTAATTATGCATTGCAGTATgagtaatgtttttaaattaccAAACAGTAGGGATCTCCTTCTGCAGCAGCAAGTGTCAGGGATCAGTGGAAACCCAGATCTGGATTGGTATGTTCAAGAAAATATGCCTACAGAAATATGAGCaaaagatattcattcattttctgtaacccttatccagttcagggcagcagtgggtccagagcctacctggaatcactgggtgccaggcaggaacacaccctggtgggggcgccagtccttcacagggctacatacactcacatattcactcacacacaccaaggAACACTTTTGTTGAGTCGCAAAtcacctaccaacacgtgtttttcgagcgtgggaggaaacccacgcagacacggggagaacacaccacactcctcacagacagtcacccagaggaaactcacctagacacagggagaacacaccacactcctcacagacagtcacccggaggaaacccacgcagacacacggagaacacaccacactcctcacagacagtcacccggaggaaacccacgcagacacagggagaacacaccacactcctcacagacagtcacccggaggaaacccacacagacacagggagaacacaccacactcctcacagacagtcacccagaggaaactcacgcagacacagggagaacacaccacactcctcacagacagtcacccggaggaaacccacgcagacacagagagaacacaccacactcctcacagacagtcacactgaggaaacccacgcagacacagggagaacacaccacactcctcacagacagtcacccggaggaaacccacgcagacacagggagaacacaccacactcctcacagacagtcacctggagctggatTTGAAACCCCAAGaagaaacaatgaaataaagtaaaagttttagtaaataattaaaatctgaTATGAATGTGAAATATCCTTTCACCTCATTTAAGAAtcagaaaacaatatatttagaCTCCTGTACAATTTATAAAACActataatttaaaatacatttcaaagcAATATATATGAGCAACTGACTCTAAAACCAAGAAAACTTTAATCTTAAATGTGTCAATAACTTTAGTTGTTTACGCCAATCCTCAAATAGCagtgaattttattttaaaccacaTCAGTATTTTTTGTACTTTAgaaatatgaaattatttattCACCGTTTTGACCGAAACCTCGCAGCTGAATCGGTCTTAATTTAAATATAGTGGTATTGTCATACATACAATTTTGGCTcttgtttctttaaattatAGTGTGTGAGAGCAGCAGTGCAACCTACCCTGCTGCCTGCCTGCGCTCCAGTAGAAAATCTCCTATGGCAAATACGACGGCGTCTCAACGGCAGCTGGCCAATCAGAGAGCCACTGGTATGAGGTTTAGCCAATCGGATCTCAGGCGGGCGGGAGCTGTAGGAACGggactgtgtgtgagggaggagcaggaggagagcTGTGTTTTGGAGATAAACCaggtgttttactgaaggtaaagatcTGTGTAACACTTttccacactgtttacact
This genomic interval from Hoplias malabaricus isolate fHopMal1 chromosome 15, fHopMal1.hap1, whole genome shotgun sequence contains the following:
- the LOC136667918 gene encoding zinc finger protein 420-like, translating into MECGNSSPREASSASCVTTSGGKTRRSLDKVKSFECSDCGKSFNRQSNLKRHQRIHAREKPYQSTVCGKGVDQKGNFQEHQRSRNGERPFSCAECGQRFKRQDYLKRHQRIHTGEKPHQCSQCGKGFLARNCLQRHQRVHTGEKPYSCSECGMSFSRQYTLQTHQHIHIGEKPYQCSTCGKSFFKKTYLQTHERIHTGEKPYSCPVCGKSYSLQNSVRNHMRIHNAEKLHRCAECGKCFIHISKLRRHQHVHTGEKPYCCSECGNYYSQNSIRKHMRIHAGEKPHQCSDCGKGFLQKSSLKTHQLVHTKKRYQCSECGRSFTRPKNFQKHQSIHTGGKKYHCTECGSGFKRSYLFKLHQRIHTGQKPHQCSECGKSFNHQSHLHEHQRIHTGEKPYQCSECGKSFTQQSNLQRHQRIHTGEKPHQCPECGKSFNQQSHLQEHLRIHTGEKPYHCAECGNSFTKLSHLQTHQRIHTGEKPYQCSLCEKSFPRLSDLQTHQHVHTGEKPHQCSECGKCFTSMSHLQRHQRIHTGEKPHQCSLCERSFSRQSDLQIHQRVHTGEKPYQCPACGRSFNHYSSLKKHQRIHTGDMEAWI